TTCACCTATTTCATCCCCGCGGCGTTCCTCGCCGTGCCGATGTACCGCACCATGGGCAATTACGGCCTGCTCAACAATCACTGGTCGCTGATCCTGGCGATGGTGACGATCGCCAGCCCCTACGCGATCTGGGTGCTCAAGCAGGCTTCCGACAAGTTGCCGGTCGAGCTGGATGAGGCCGCGGTGATGGACGGCGCCACCACGCTGCAGATCTTCCGCCTGGTGTACCTGCCGCTGATGATGCCCTCGCTGGTCGCGATCGGCACCTATGCGGTGCTGCTGGCCTGGAACGAATATCTCTACGCGTTCCTGCTGCTCTCGAACGACCGCCAGATCACCCTTCCCGTGGCGCTCGGCAACTTCCTCGCCGCCGACGACTCGCCCTGGGAGCTGTTGATGACCACCGGCTTCATCTACGCGCTGCCGCCCGCCGCGGTCTATTACGCCTTCCGCCGCTACATGGTGGGCGGACTCACCGCGGGCGCGGTGAAGTCCTGAATGTCGGACGTGCACTTCCCGCGGTGCGCCCGTAGAAGGGCGGCCGCGGGGAGATGCTCTCATCCCGCCTTGCGCACCGTCTGCAGAAACTCCGCGACGTCCTTCTTGAGCGCGCGGGCCTGATCCTGCAATGCCGACGCGGCCGTGAGCGCGGCTTCGGCGCCGGCATCGGTCTCACCCGCCACGGTGCGGACGGCGCCGACCTGGTCGGTCACGGCAGTCGTGCCGTTCGCCGCCTGCTCGACATTGCGGGCGATCTCGCTGGTTGCCGCACCCTGTTCCTCGACGGCGGAGGCAATCGTCGTCGCGATCTCCGTCATCTCGGCGATGGTTCTGCCGATCTGGCCGATCGCAGCGACCGACTGTCCGGTCGAGTTCTGAATCTCGGCGACGAGCCCTGCGATCTCCTCGGTGGCGCGCGCGGTCTGGGTTGCGAGGCTCTTCACCTCGTTGGCGACCACGGCAAAGCCCTTGCCGGCGTCGCCGGCCCGCGCCGACTCGATCGTCGCATTGAGCGCCAGGAGGTTGGTCTGGCTCGCGATCGCCTGGATCAGCTGCACCACCGTACCAATCCGCTCGGCGGAATCCGACAGCGCGCGCATCAGCGCCTCGGTCCGCGAGGCCTCTTCCTTGGCCTGGTCCGACACCGATACGGAGCGCGCGACCTGGCTCGAAATCTCCTTGATCGAGGCGGCGAGTTGATGC
This is a stretch of genomic DNA from Bradyrhizobium sp. CB2312. It encodes these proteins:
- a CDS encoding carbohydrate ABC transporter permease; this encodes MKLPSLRDVATEARLLLIGIPVFLWTMIPIYHMFLFAISPKEDAFSGKLWPDHPTLHNFEIVFKQQHYFLRDFYVQFWNSTLIAAAVGVLTLFIATAAAFSISRLKVPGGRMVLNLALFTYFIPAAFLAVPMYRTMGNYGLLNNHWSLILAMVTIASPYAIWVLKQASDKLPVELDEAAVMDGATTLQIFRLVYLPLMMPSLVAIGTYAVLLAWNEYLYAFLLLSNDRQITLPVALGNFLAADDSPWELLMTTGFIYALPPAAVYYAFRRYMVGGLTAGAVKS